agcaggaaaagcacagagcatGGGGAGACACGAGGTCCCATTTTTAAGAGGAGGGCTAAGGCTGGTTTTGCTGAGTACTGAAAGCAATTCAGCAAGGTGTGGACACTTGGGATAGCAGACTTCaacaggcatttttaaaaaaattaaattttgagcAGCATTTTAGAGCAGAAAGTTGTCATTTTACCTGTGATCAATGCACATGAATGCTACTGCTATCATGCCCCACAGGCTTAAGTGAAGGATGCAAGAGGAGGTCTCTGGATGTCTCTGACATGTCACtttgtgcagctcagctgaggaaaaaacacagaaggtGCATAGCAAATAGCAAGTAAGAGAGTATCTCTAATAGCCAAATAGTTCCCATTGCCACAGCCTCCTCAAGGGTTAAGGTACCCTTGCTCTGTCAGTGGTGTTCAGCTCCTGAGCCACAGGGGCAGAGATGGGTGAAAGCTTCATTCCAGGTTTCACTTGGCATCACACCTGGGTTATAACCCTTGATGCAAATTCTGCCAGACCCTGGTTTCCTAACagagactttaaaaaacaaaaaaatccaagtcctcttaatgtttttttaaggtGCTACTCTAATTTCCAAGAATCCTGtatctgctgtgttttgaaatCAGCTATGTTTGTGTAACTGTTGGCTAATGGGATTTTATAACAGTATGCTTCAATTTCCTATAATGAAATATCTCTTGCAACCTGATACTCTGGGGTACAGCTCACCATTTATACAAGATAAGGTAGCCCTGCCAGCCTGTGTCACATCCTGCCAGTTAGGTTTGCAAAAGGTTGAATTTGAACTCAATTTTCTCAAgaactgtggggttttttaaattaaatttctacaAAAATCAGggagacacagaaaaatttgtgttttctggaaTCCATGGTCAATTTCTTCACTTGAAGTAGGGATTGATGGGGGCTGCTATGAGGTTTTTGAGTGCTCAAAATTGATAATACTACTTCTAAGCTGAAAAAGCTAATTAAATGACACCATTATAAAAGAGGATATCATCCTAGACCAGAGACAATtctctctgaaataaatatCCAAAATTTTTATGGTCAAAGTCTTACTGTTAAACATATTATAGTAATGTATTATTACTATAATAATATAGTAATTCAATTTCTCTTATGTGAAACAGGATTCACTTGCCTCAACAGGGTTGGGATTTTTGCCATCTTTTTACTTGTACTAGGATCTTGGTTCTTAAAAACAGCTTCTATAGCATTTGGGGAGTAActaattttctgatttaaagATCTTAACTTTATGTTGCACTTCTGTAGCAAATTAttataaaggaagaaaaaaaaaattaacctcGATTTTCCTGGTGTGGTTGTTATACATCAGGAGTATTGCTCATTGCACTTTTAAGGAAAgattttatcaaaattatttatgttacCATAGCAGAACACAGaaactatttattttgattcttCATGTGCCCAATCTCTCTGtccattagaaaaaaaataatttatccatAAATGGAGAATTCACATGTTTCACAAAAAATAgactgaaatgctgttttttcaaacagaatttgAGGGTATAAATTGATAGGGTTATACACCAACACATCAGAAAAATGccatatcaaaataaaaaatataacaatttCTGGACACTTCTTCTCTGTGAGACTGCAAAGAATAATCAAGTAATATTACAGATGAAGTGTGAACCATGAAGGGGAAAGTATTGTCTAGCAGTTCTCTGACCAGATCTGAGGAGttcttatttttcaataaaataataaagctctgaggagcagcatgtttgtgtttgatttggttttctctccttttatcAATGATAATGgctaaagcagaagaaattggGCTTTTAGAACCAGCCTAGATACTTGTCTTATTGGTGTAATAAATACCAGCCTgtgactggaaaataaaaatcttatttttcttaactgGATGAAAAACACCCTGGTGTCTTGAAGTCTAAATCTGTTTAGATATAGATGTTGTGTTAAAGTATTTGTAAGATTTTTCACATTAAGGGTCTTAACAAGAGACGTCTACAGTCATTTTGCAAACCCCAATGtggtagaaataattttttcattaactaAAGGAGTAGGATGCCCCAAAACTAGTTGGAGATACATGTAAATGAATatgctttttctgttcagaGAGTAAAAGATGATGTTGGTAGAGATTTTTTAGAGGGGAGGCTTTGGTGACTTCTTGTGACAGGtttgcttaaaaaagaaaattgctagTGAGGTTTGCTTACTAAAATACTTGTATTTAAGAGGTAGTTTTCGTAAACCTTCAACCATTCTAGTAGATTTAGTGTGGCTGGGTCAGGTCTACCCCCAGGAAGATTAAAAGGTATAAATTTAACCTTTTTTCTCAATGTAACCCTAGAGTTGGAATTGCCATGGCTCTCTTGGCTGAAATGGTATCATGGTCATAGCTCTCAAAACAAGCTGCTTTGGAAAGCAGGTTCACACTTTGAAATCTTTCCAGCGTGGTCCTGGGTGtgccttttccatttcagaatCCCAGTCTGCTCTCTTATCAGTTGGAGTGCTGCATGCTATTTGGAGATGGATCATCACTTGCCAAAAATTTGCCAGGGCTTGAAATGAACAATTTATTGATCATAAATCAATATGATCCTATCTCTACTCCTCAGGGGAGGCTTGGGAACATCACTGCCCAAAGTCCAGCTTCCCAGGGGCTTCCTGCACAGAGCCAAATGTGGGGGAGGAGATTGTGTTTAATGCATGAATTTTAAAGCTagtgctttcttttgttttctccctcaGGAAGTGTGTAAATGGCAGTGGATGAGCCTAGGACTCCCTCACTGCAAGGTGAGAATGTGAGAatttgctgctggtggtgctctgttctgctcagctgtccctgctcaccaGCTGCCCAAAAGGAGTAgcagtgaaaacattttgtgaaaAGGTGCTTCTTGCTCCTGTTTGGAGACTTGAAGTCTGTGATGTTGCTTGCTATAACATCAAGAGAGATGTTTGTGTTTGAACTGATTGAACTTCCACTCTTCCCTAAGTATTTTTGCGCTTTGCTCAGTGTGGCCTTCTGACACTGCAATCTAATTTTCTGAGGGAATGAGCTGTTTTAGCAACAGAATGCAATGTTTAGCATCTTAAACACTTTGTCTACTTGAATTGAGTGCAATATCTTTGTGTGCTTTATACAGACTAGATTCTGAAACTAGAAAAATTGATAGTAAACTGTAGTTACAACTGTAGTTGTAACTGTAATTGTAACTGTAGTTACAGGTAgtagtaatatttttataaaatgaaaggtGGATGCTAATGAATCAGTGAGTGGTTCAATGTGATACAGCACAGGCTCTCTGACTGAAAGCGATGTCTAAAACCTAAAACTGTAATTACTTCAGTGAAGTCAACCTCTCTGCACCTCTTTTGAGGCAGAAACTAGTAAGTACTTCAAAACACTTCCAACTATGATGCCATGGGCAATTTtaactgcagcatttccaaTATCCCAAGTCAAACCTTGGAATTTTCTTCTAATCTTCTCAAAGGTATGGAGACAGGCTGCCACGAGAAATTAATTCTGAGGTATTCCCAACCCTCCAAAAGGGAGAAACACATCAGGCACATCAGTTCAGGCACATTTTAATCATGTTAATCACCTAGCATATTTGGCATTTTACTAAGGCtaaaaaatgtcacaaaatgattaattttatattttaagataCAGAGAAATGGCAGAAATTTAATCAACCTGAAACACAGATACTTCATTATCCTCTGAGGTGGCTGAAAGGCCATTCTTTAAAGCTGGCAGATTGTGAGACGATACATATTGCATTTTTTGTCATTCCAGGTGCCATCAGTGTACATCTCCACacatttctctctccctttgctGTTAGGCTCATGCTGGTGCCAGTTGCTATAATTCAGAGGCATGCCATTTATATACTTAAACTGACCTGAAGTCTCCCCCTTTCTAATGCCCAAGTAGGCATATTGGTTATGCTGTTTCACAATGTCCATAATAGCTTTATTCTCCTCCTCATTCCTGGGAGCTGCAAGAGTTCCTCCAACCTCTTCACAGGATTGTAGTGCAGATGCAAAGTCAGCTTTCTTCCCATTGCTAGCAAGTATTTTCTCTCCTACTTTTCTTATTTCCCCGTTCAATGCAAGCACTGAAACATGAAGAGTTAGCTTTGTAAATTTTCTGTGGCATACTGAtgtaaaagcaaaggaagagaaatcaAGAGATAAAGAGAAAACTAAAACTGTTAAGAGGAACAGAGGGATAAATTGAACAAAGGATGAAGAGGAGTGAAGTTCTTTAATTTTACCCATTCACTAACTGTTCACTAAATGTATTTCACTGCTTGTGACCGTCTGTCCTTGTCTCCAAGACAAGGATGTCCCACCAACATCTGCTTAATATCAGCCCTGTTGTATTTTGTGTACTTTGTAAAGATCAGTATGCGTCAAATTTGAgcaagggaaacagaaaaattataataGTTTTGTGAACCCCTTTTCAGTACAAAACAATTTACCACATTAACATTTACTACATTTAACAATCTGGTTGCTGATAGAGAAAAGAGGTACAAGCCTGAGTTTCCATGAATCCATGTGGAAAGTGCAACATCAGTtagctggaatattttttaaaataaacacaattttaataaatgtgCATTATGATTGCCAAGAGGAATCTGCTTCCCTCCAGGACAACTTGAATCCTGACTTCCCCTGCTtggaatgagaaaataaagttttgggATATGCAGTATCCTTTCCAAATGCAGTTTCTTTCCTGCAAGTCGTGATTCTGTAACTAACTTTTCCTACTGCACTTAAAACTGGCTGTGAGCTGAAAAGGTTACAAGGGGAAGAATTACCAGCTTCAAGTTGGAAAAGTCGGTGTTTCAAATTTGCTAAAGCATTGTGGCGTTTGGCGGCCAGAGAATCAGACAGACCTGtgcagataaaaacaaaagttatACAGTCAAACAAATTTCCTACGCTGTGCTGCTAGGAAAAATCCCCtggataaaataaattattttccagaactGACTTGCAAGTGTATTTTTTAACATCAAGTGTAAAATAGATATTTCCCAGCATTTTTCACACTGTTGTTAATCTAATGTATTAAAGCAAACTAATCAAAACATCCAATCCTATGAAATGCTGATAATTCcactctttaaaaaagaaactgaagcttTATAAGTTGAAGCCTTTTGTTAGTTATATCTGTGAAAATGTCTTTGCCAAAGAGAATTGGTTTAATCCTACTACTTGGTAGTGAACTGGCACAAGGGATACTTTGAGGAGGAAACAGTTTCTATGGCACCATGTGATTGTCTTTCTCAAGTGCTGggtttttatgtattttgtttgtCAATGGGAGCCATAAACAGTGGTGTAGTGGAAGGTTTCTGGATAGTGAGTGAGAAACATCTAGCACTGCTTGCTAAAGATGGGAAGCCACTGTAAAGgtagattctttttttttcataccaCTTTCCACAGGTAACAGAGGTCCTACATGTAGAATAAAGTCATTAATGTACTCCCATGATCATAATCCACCCTTCAAAATTGAAGCAAACAGCAGTGTAGAAGCACAAAAGGTTGCTGCATTCCCGAGCTGCAACATTGCAACTCGTCCTGCACTTCAcactccattaaaaaaaccccatatgtGACCTAATACAGGGAGTCTGGGAATAATTCTGATAGTGCTTTAGCCTTGGCAGCAGACCAGGAGAAGCCAtttctacatatatatatatatatacataatatgTATATGCTGGAGTGTTGATAAGCTGTTCAATTCCCCTCTTCCCCCAGAACACTGAGGAGACctgctttttagaaaaaaattaaactgccTGTTTCCtccattctgttttccttcctgtgcttAACACATCTACTTCCTTGAGAGCATGTGTCCTTCTGTGTTATCTGTTTCTAGTCATGCAGCCTTCATGACACAGGTCTCTTGCCAGAGGTGAGTTTGCTTACCTTTCAGACCATCTCTTCCAGGGATACCAGGTAGCCCAGAAATTCCTGGACATTTACTCAATGCATGGCAAGGCACTAACACAGCAGCCAGTGCTATGAGGATGGAGGATGAGTAAGACAacatgatttctcaggccagctgtaaaaaacccacacatttgTCAGGCAATGATTCTGTAAGAAATTGTAGACATTGGTTTACATAGCTGCACACTCCCCCATTATCCCTTCTTGAAATTTACATTATTTCcttgtataaataaaatttataattcaGTTGTAAGAGATTTCCCAGATTTATTTTGCAACCACTGTGTAGCTTATACACAAAACTCTTTCTAGACTGATAAACTTGGAGTGGTGAAGATAAACTATCCCTTTCACTGTCACTGACTATTTGTTGGATTAATCCTTGAGAAATGATAGGCTCAGAGGTAACTGATCTCACTTAAGCCATCAGTCCTTGCCTGCAAGGACGATAATCACTCAATGATGCATAGGATGCTAACCTGAAAAGCAAATCTCTTACAGAGGTACTTGTAAAGTTTGTGAGCTTGTTAAAGCCCAGCACTATCTAAGTACCTTTATTTGGCATAAACTGGTACTCTTTTACACATGGGCAAAACTTTATAGCTCAATTGACATTCCTATCCTGTTTTGAACAAAATTCCACAAGCTTACAAATGCCAGTCAATCTTgtagaaaatgcatttttgctgGTTGGCAATAGGCTTATTCATCTTTTATCCCTGCATATAAAACAAGAAGTAGGGTTTTAGAATCTTAGTGCTGAGCTATTGTGactaaaaagcattttaatgtgGGTTTACAGCAGAGTCAGTGGGTGTGCTGTGGAGCTGTGAAACCTGAAGGACTATAAGATACTATGGCATAAAAATATCCAGTTATTGACATCATTCAGTGAAACTAACAGGAGATATAAAGAAAGGTTCAATATGCCAGAATGAGTATCCATTTCCAATGGGGTGATGCTCATTGGTTGACttatacaaaacaaaacttacTATCCATTACTTCACATTCCTATTGGCACAAATCAGAGGATCCTGTACATGCCCTCTCTTAAAACCttccatc
The sequence above is a segment of the Parus major isolate Abel chromosome 6, Parus_major1.1, whole genome shotgun sequence genome. Coding sequences within it:
- the LOC107207156 gene encoding pulmonary surfactant-associated protein A-like, producing the protein MLSYSSSILIALAAVLVPCHALSKCPGISGLPGIPGRDGLKGLSDSLAAKRHNALANLKHRLFQLEAVLALNGEIRKVGEKILASNGKKADFASALQSCEEVGGTLAAPRNEEENKAIMDIVKQHNQYAYLGIRKGETSGQFKYINGMPLNYSNWHQHEPNSKGREKCVEMYTDGTWNDKKCNMYRLTICQL